The Gossypium hirsutum isolate 1008001.06 chromosome A13, Gossypium_hirsutum_v2.1, whole genome shotgun sequence nucleotide sequence AAAGTTTATATTCTTTATGAAAAGACCCACAGCATTGCTTTGATCATTGAAGCCGGTTGCTGTTGTCCCTGTTGGACCTAAGGTTGTCCCTGCACCACCAAACACTGTGCTTGGAGTCCCTGTGCTTGAGCCAGTGGTGGTTGGTGTGCCGGTGGTTGTCCCAGTTGGTGTGGTCATGCCTGTGCTActgcaaattaaaaaaaaaaaagtaaaccgTGGTTGATCTAAAAGGGAATCAATCTTGCTGTGAAAGCAAATTGGTAACATGACAAAATGTCCAACAAGAAGGAATTAGTAAAGTTTAAAAAAAGACAACTAACTTTTACAAATTTCAACATCATGGCAGCTCATTTTGCTGTTTCAACAAAGATGCTTTTTCAAGAAATCAAAGAAAGATAACATCAGAGAATAGTTtatgaaaaagttttttttttttttgttaaaaaaaggtTCACTGAAATATATTAGAAAGGAAACTTCCATGGATGTAAATGTGATTCAATAAGCTGAAAGGTTTAATCTTAATGCTAAACTGGGTTGGTTCAAGTAGTTGTTCAAGTACTTGTTAACACCCTGGCTAGCATTAgcaataatttcattttatagatgatttgtaaGTATACTTTCAGTCCTTCGGCATAAAGTTTGATCTTAATAAGCATACCTAGAGGGAAAGCTGCAAGTAGAAGCAATATCTGCAAATCACAAAGAAAAGTTAGAGAAAGTTCAAAATGGaaggaaataaagaaacaaagcaagGGCTTAAGGGAGTTACTTGAAGGAGGATCGGCACTAACAGTAGCAGTGCCTGAAAAATCACAGCTTCCTTGTGCTTGACCTTTCTTTTGGAAATAACTATTGACAGCATAGTTGCAGTGATCTTTCACAGTGTTGGGGTTATAGCAACCACCTTTTTGTAGAATTGCAGAACAATCAGCTCCAGCTCCACAAGCATAATCCAGGGTCTTTTGAAGAGCTTGATCCCCTAACCCATCTCTACATAAGCAATAAGTAGCACCTACACATACACAACACACAAAAATATGTCAACTTTTTAACAAACTAACAAAAAAAACCCCATCTCTGAAATCTTGAGTTATGGTGACTCAAGTtgaaaaaagaagggaaaaacacCAAAAAAGAAGCAAAGAACTTACTTGAATGGCCAGTCATGGCTAAGAACATGAGTAGGGAGATTAAAAGAGACATGATCGATGATGATGCAGAGATTTAGAgaggaaaaataaagagaaaccAAAGACAGCACAAGAGAAAATGGAGAGTTCTAGACAGaatattaagagaaaaaaaaaaagaaaagaaaacggtACGACGGTGGGTAGAGGTAGTGACTTACTGGTGATAATGGTATGGTGggtatatgatatgatatataagCCTCTTTTTATTACAATAGTAAGCCTTAAAAATAAATACACCCTAAGTGCTGCTGTGGGAAACTGAGCAAAACAAGACtttaaaaaaaagggggtttTGTCATGTATTTGAGTGTTAAATATTCATTAATATGAATTTACAGAAGCATTGTTTTCAGATTCTCAAACG carries:
- the LOC107903421 gene encoding PLASMODESMATA CALLOSE-BINDING PROTEIN 3 isoform X2; this encodes MSLLISLLMFLAMTGHSSATYCLCRDGLGDQALQKTLDYACGAGADCSAILQKGGCYNPNTVKDHCNYAVNSYFQKKGQAQGSCDFSGTATVSADPPSNIASTCSFPSSSTGMTTPTGTTTGTPTTTGSSTGTPSTVFGGAGTTLGPTGTTATGFNDQSNAVGLFIKNINFFFTFAIMTLCIVGLSWI
- the LOC107903421 gene encoding PLASMODESMATA CALLOSE-BINDING PROTEIN 3 isoform X1, translating into MSLLISLLMFLAMTGHSSATYCLCRDGLGDQALQKTLDYACGAGADCSAILQKGGCYNPNTVKDHCNYAVNSYFQKKGQAQGSCDFSGTATVSADPPSNIASTCSFPSSTGMTTPTGTTTGTPTTTGSSTGTPSTVFGGAGTTLGPTGTTATGFNDQSNAVGLFIKNINFFFTFAIMTLCIVGLSWI